Genomic DNA from Dioscorea cayenensis subsp. rotundata cultivar TDr96_F1 chromosome 1, TDr96_F1_v2_PseudoChromosome.rev07_lg8_w22 25.fasta, whole genome shotgun sequence:
AATTGACTATGCGTAATGCTGAGTCAAAAAATTGCTACTTTAGTTCAGGTGTTGTTTACTTGAGTTAATATATGATAACAATGGCATCAAATGGAATTGATCTGTTGATTCTTTGTTTCTATGAATTAGAAAAAGATTGAGCAATTGTTAATGCATAATGTTGAGTCTAAAAATTGCAACTGTAGTTCGGGTGTTGTTTACTTGAATTAACATATGAGAAGAATAACGCCAAATGGTTTTGATCTGTTGATTCTTTGTTTCTATGAATCAGAAAAGGTTGATCATTTGATAATGCATAATTTTGAGTCAAAAAATTGCAACTATAGTTCGGGTGTTGTTTGCTTGAGTTAATATATATCAGAAGAATGCCATCAAATGGATTTGATCTGTTGATTCTTTGTTTCTATAAATTGGAAAAAGATTGAACAATTGATATGCATAATGTTGGGTCAAAAAATTGCTACTTTAGTTTGGGCTTGAATTAGCAGATGGGAATGGCATCAAATAGATTTTCGATGTGGTTCCTAACTATGAGATTGTTAAGTTTTCTATAAGTTCCATTAGATGCTTGaaagaactcattttttaaaatgcattgCTTTATGTCGATTTATTTAGGAAAAGAACTCAAGAAAGGGAAGGTTTTGCCCATCCAAGCTTAAAGGAAAGCGGGCCATCGAACTTGGAGCTGGTTGTGGTCTAGCAGGGTTGGGTAAGCTCCTTCAAATGTCATGTTGGTATATGTGTTTGCAGTGATGTATTGGTCCATAAATATgtgaaataatttcaaatttataggAATGGCACTACTTGGATGTGATGTTGTTTCAACTGATCAAGTTGAGGTGTTACCATTGCTTATGAGGAATGTTCAACGAAATATGTCGTGGATCACACAAGCAAATCCTTCAGGTAAATTTCGGAATTTCTGATTAATAATGTCTGGTTAGTTATTGTTCAATACTAGCTAGTTAGTTTTCATTTACAATTATCAATTACATctgtaaatttttcttttcctgcAGAGTCAGTTGGTGCTGtcgaggttgttgagctcgACTGGGGCAACAAAGATCACATCAGATCTGTTTGTCCTCCGTTTGATTACATCATAGCCACTGATGTTGtaagttatttattaaaaaacattttttacattaatttgaGAAAGAAAACTCTCTTAATACAGCCGTCATGGAATCATGCCATTTAGATAACAAAGTCTGGTTTTGATTTGTTCCAAATTACCCATTCAAATAACAACTAACCAGCATGCACTTTGTGTTTTGAGTGATGATTTACATTATTTCATTGAAATTAAACcaaattttataatctttatCTGCATTGACTGAGTTTTGAATGTGGATGAAATTCCCACTTATTTCATTGCTTTCCCAAAGCAAACCACATCAACTTCATCGCAAGTTCCAACAGTATATTCTGTCAGTTAGGCTCTAGTTGCAACATTCATAAAGATATGTTTATCAGCTCTTATTTCAGTATGCTAGTGTTCGGCTACTGAGTTGTACTTGATTTTCCCTGTGATCACTGTTATTTTGTTTGGCCAAAGGTGTATGCAGAGCATTTGCTGGAGCCCTTAGTTGAAACTATCTTGGCACTAGCAGGTCCTAGAACAACAATATTGGTAATAACTCGTTCCacaaaattcctttttttctttacaaaCTATTTTACATATGCTTTTGTTGCTGAAATTACTAATCCTTCATCCAGATAGGTTATGAAATAAGGTCCAACACGGTCCATGAACAGATGACTAACATGTGGAAGAACAACTTTGAGGTGAAAACCATCCCAAAAGCAAAGGTAAAACAATCAACATAACTTGAACGCGAAACCGGTTTCAATTTACATGCATTAGTTTTCTATTGAGTTTGCTGAATAATGCAGATGGATCACAAGTACCGGCATCCCAGTATTCAGCTATTTATGATGGAATTGAAGGCACAATCCAAATCAGAAGACAGCACTAGTGATTTACCGAAAATACCAGAGACCAGTTTCGGAACTGACGAAGCTGGTGATAATTATGAACtagaagagaaggaagaaaGTAAAAGTGTGGTGACGGAAGATGAGAAGGCTGATGATTGGGAGACAAGAAGAGCAGGAGCTATGGCTGCGCGGCTTCTTCGAGATGTCAAGATTGCTTGAATGCATATATGTTTGTGTTATTATTCCATAACATCAATTTTACTGAGCTGCTCTGCATGTACTTCTATCTCTGTACCTTTGGTTTTTATTCATCTTCCTCTGTATGGGTAACAAATTCAGTGGCGGATTTATAGGCGGCAAGGGTGTGCTTGAAGCACAATTTTGCccatgactatatatatatatatatatatatatatgttattgtaatattaataattataatttgtatggaaagtgatattatttatttattttttaatttttactcgcaatatttaatataaattaaataaaaacaataagattattatattaaataaaattgattcaaatattttgttttaaaattttagatttaaatatatttttttattgactttATCAATacattattat
This window encodes:
- the LOC120261571 gene encoding protein N-lysine methyltransferase METTL21A, producing the protein MEDERLNSPSTSTVVVEVLGHRLHISQDPNSKHLGTTVWDASMVFVKFLEKNSRKGRFCPSKLKGKRAIELGAGCGLAGLGMALLGCDVVSTDQVEVLPLLMRNVQRNMSWITQANPSESVGAVEVVELDWGNKDHIRSVCPPFDYIIATDVVYAEHLLEPLVETILALAGPRTTILIGYEIRSNTVHEQMTNMWKNNFEVKTIPKAKMDHKYRHPSIQLFMMELKAQSKSEDSTSDLPKIPETSFGTDEAGDNYELEEKEESKSVVTEDEKADDWETRRAGAMAARLLRDVKIA